The Thermoclostridium stercorarium subsp. stercorarium DSM 8532 genome contains a region encoding:
- the asnS gene encoding asparagine--tRNA ligase — MERTEIRKLYEDPSRYTVSEQTVCGWVRTIRLSKTFGFIELNDGSCLQNLQIVFDDQLPNFMEVSKLNVGSSLVVKGNLVLTPQAKQPFEIKATSVTVEGTSTPEYPLQKKRHSFEFLRTIAHLRPRTNTFSAVFRVRSLLAYAIHKFFQENGFVYVHTPIITSSDCEGAGEMFRVTTLDLDNLPRNNDGAVDFSEDFFGKSTYLTVSGQLSVETYCMAFSKVYTFGPTFRAENSNTVRHAAEFWMVEPEIAFADLKDDMELAEAMLKYVINYVMENAPKEMEFFNNFIDNGLIERLTLVKDSQFEHVTYTDAIKILEKADQDFQYPVYWGCDLQTEHERYLTEKYFKKPVFVTDYPKDIKAFYMRLNDDGKTVAAMDLLVPGVGEIIGGSQREERYDYLERRIKELGMKMEDYWWYLELRKYGTVKHAGFGLGFERALMYITGMQNIRDVIPFPRTVNHAEF, encoded by the coding sequence ATGGAGAGAACTGAAATAAGGAAACTGTATGAAGACCCGTCCCGCTACACTGTAAGTGAACAGACGGTTTGCGGCTGGGTTCGCACCATCCGCCTTTCCAAAACTTTCGGGTTTATTGAATTAAACGACGGTTCATGTCTGCAGAACCTACAGATCGTATTTGATGATCAGCTTCCGAACTTTATGGAAGTCTCAAAGCTTAACGTGGGAAGTAGTCTTGTGGTAAAAGGCAATCTGGTGCTGACACCACAGGCAAAACAACCTTTTGAGATAAAGGCAACTTCGGTTACGGTTGAAGGAACGTCAACTCCCGAATACCCGCTGCAGAAGAAAAGGCATTCTTTTGAATTTTTAAGAACAATAGCACACCTGAGACCAAGAACCAACACTTTTTCGGCGGTGTTCAGGGTGCGTTCGCTGCTGGCGTATGCCATTCACAAGTTTTTCCAGGAAAACGGGTTTGTTTATGTCCACACTCCCATTATCACCAGCAGTGACTGTGAGGGTGCGGGCGAAATGTTCAGGGTTACCACCCTCGATCTGGATAACCTGCCAAGGAACAATGACGGAGCGGTGGACTTCTCGGAAGACTTTTTCGGCAAGTCAACCTATCTGACGGTAAGCGGCCAGCTTTCGGTGGAAACCTACTGCATGGCTTTTTCAAAGGTTTACACCTTCGGACCCACGTTCAGGGCCGAAAACAGCAATACTGTCCGGCACGCTGCCGAGTTCTGGATGGTTGAGCCTGAGATTGCCTTCGCAGATTTGAAGGACGATATGGAACTGGCCGAAGCCATGCTGAAATACGTCATTAACTATGTAATGGAAAACGCTCCGAAAGAAATGGAATTTTTCAATAACTTTATTGACAACGGCCTTATTGAAAGGCTAACTCTTGTGAAAGATTCACAGTTTGAGCATGTAACCTATACCGACGCCATAAAAATCCTTGAAAAGGCCGATCAGGATTTCCAGTACCCTGTTTACTGGGGATGCGATTTGCAGACAGAGCATGAGAGATACCTGACCGAGAAGTATTTTAAGAAACCTGTTTTTGTCACCGATTATCCGAAAGACATTAAGGCATTTTACATGAGGCTGAACGATGACGGAAAGACGGTTGCAGCAATGGATTTGCTTGTTCCGGGTGTGGGCGAAATCATCGGCGGAAGCCAGCGCGAAGAAAGATATGATTATCTTGAGCGAAGGATTAAGGAATTGGGAATGAAAATGGAGGATTACTGGTGGTATCTTGAGCTGAGAAAGTACGGTACCGTTAAACATGCAGGTTTCGGCCTGGGCTTTGAACGAGCGCTGATGTATATAACGGGAATGCAAAATATCCGGGACGTAATACCGTTCCCAAGAACGGTCAACCATGCCGAGTTTTAA